The sequence ACGTCGGTGGCGACGACCCGCGCTCCCTCCTCCAGCAGGCGGAGCGTGGTGGCCCGGCCGATGCCGGAACCGGCGCCGGTGACGAGGATCCGGCGATCGCGCAGGCGTTCCATGGCGATCACCGTAGCCAAGAACTCAGAGCGCGGGCATCCTCTCCGCTTCCGGCGGCGGGCCCGGCGGGGTGCCGTCGCCGAACGGGCGGCCGCCGAGCTGCTCGCGGTCGTGCGGGGTCAGCCAGCCCGAGACGTCCGGGCCGAGCGGGACGATCCCGGTCGGGTTCACGTTCTTGTGCACCACGTAGTAGTGCTCCTTGATCTGCGGGAAGTCGATCGTGTCGCCGAACCCGGGCGTCTGGAACAGGTCGCGCGTGTACGCCCACAGCACCGGCAGCTCGGTGAGCTTCTGCCGGTTGCACTTGAAGTGGCCGTGGTAGACCGCGTCGAACCGGACGAGCGTGGTGAACAGCCGGACGTCGGCCTCGGTGATCGTGTCGCCGACCAGGTAACGCTGGTCCGCGAGCCGCTCCGACAGCCAGTCCAGGCGGGCGAACAGCTTGCGGTAGGAGTGCTCGTACGCTTCCTGGGACCGGGCGAACCCGCACTGGTACACCGCGTTGTTGACGTCGGTGAACACCTTCTGCGCGACGTCGTCGATCTCGTCGCGCAGCTTCTCCGGGTACAGCTCGGGCGCGCCCTCGCGGTGGTAGGCGGTCCACTCGGTGGACATGTCGAGGGTCATCTGCGCGAAGTCGTTGGTGACGACCTTCCCGCTGGGGACGTCGACGAACGCGGGCACCGTGATGCCGCGCGGGTACTCCGGGTCGCGCTTGAAGAACGCCTCCTGCAGGCGCTCGATGCCGAGCACCGGGTCGCGGCCGTCCGGGTCCAGGTCGAAGCTCCAGCTCCGCTCGTCGTGCACCGGCCCGGCGATGCCCATGGACAGCGCGGGCTCCAGGCCCAGCAGCCGCCGGACGATCACCGCGCGGTTGGCCCACGGGCAGGCACGCGCGACGATCAGCCGGTAGCGGCCCGGTTCGACCGGCCAGCCGTCACGGCCGTCGGCGGTGATGCGGTCCGGGAGGTAGTTCAGGTCCCGCTGGTACTCGCCCTTGTCGCTCATCGCGTCCTCGGCTCCTCGTCGGTCGGGGGAGCGGCGTCGAGCGCCGCGGCCAGCCGGGCC is a genomic window of Amycolatopsis lexingtonensis containing:
- a CDS encoding glutathione S-transferase family protein gives rise to the protein MSDKGEYQRDLNYLPDRITADGRDGWPVEPGRYRLIVARACPWANRAVIVRRLLGLEPALSMGIAGPVHDERSWSFDLDPDGRDPVLGIERLQEAFFKRDPEYPRGITVPAFVDVPSGKVVTNDFAQMTLDMSTEWTAYHREGAPELYPEKLRDEIDDVAQKVFTDVNNAVYQCGFARSQEAYEHSYRKLFARLDWLSERLADQRYLVGDTITEADVRLFTTLVRFDAVYHGHFKCNRQKLTELPVLWAYTRDLFQTPGFGDTIDFPQIKEHYYVVHKNVNPTGIVPLGPDVSGWLTPHDREQLGGRPFGDGTPPGPPPEAERMPAL